AGACCCCTGGCAGACTTGCATCGCGGCCCCCGTAACGAATCaaatcctcttcctcttcccctccatctctccccgcggccgccgcgccgaacgcgcacgccgcctccgccgaaGCCAAGCACGCCGCTCACCTCGACGGAATCCTCCTCTCGCGGtcatcctcgccgtcgccctcctcatcctcctctcagCCGGGCCGGCGTGGCGCGAAGATCCATTCGGACCTGGAATCAGTTCCTCTTTTTTCTGGTAAGGAAACCCTAGCTCGCCTTGATGTTTGTTCTAGGGATTTAGTTTCCTGCTGCAGGCGCTTGTTCTGAGCCGTGAGCAATCGAACCCAGATCTTTCTCGTGGCGGATGCTTCCGTCCTTCTGCCCAGTCTGCCGCGGATTTTGTTTGCCGTGTGGATTCGTACTGCGATAATAGCAGTTAACTTTATCCGTCCCGGAATTTTGCGGGTTCAACTAAAACTGAACGCCGCGCGTTTAGGCCGCCCGTGAATGCGGGCACCTGTGGATTTGTTCTGCTACAATCTATGAAAGGTGCTGGAATCGGCTGGTTTACCAGGGTTACGGTTACGCAACTATTTGCAGCACCAACATTATCATGAGTGTTTATGTTTCCGGAATTTTTCTAGGCGACCCACGATCAAAGGTGCTGGAATCGGCTGGTTTACCAGGGTTACGGTTACACGACTATTTGCAGCACCAACATTATCATGCGTTTAATTTTTCAGGATATTGTATAATTCAGTCATTTGGATGTGTCTATGAGGTGATTATCATTTAGATTTTTGTGAAAATAATGTTCTTTTATCTGTGAGTTGGTGCCAATGCTTGTTCTGTTCACAGATATTAACACTGCAAGTATCTTGACTTAAGGAATAATATGTGAAATCGGAAGTTTCCACTCATTTAAGGTTTAGGCTGGGTATTATTTTTCTCTAGGACTTTGCTGTTTGTAGATCACTAAATCTTTGGATAGGAGGATAATACGATCTTGTTCTTTGTAGCTGAGATTGAAGATTGTTCTCGAAAATGGAGATACAGACTTCAGGGAAGCCCATTGATTTGCTGATGGAGAAGGTTCTTTGCATGAACATTCTGTCTTCTGAATACTTTAAGGAGCTGTATAGGCTAAAAACCTATCATGAAGTCATCGATGAGATCTACACTTGTGTTGAACACGTGGAGCCTTGGATGACTGGCAATTGCAGGGGCCCCTCCACTGCATTCTGTCTTCTCTACAAGTTCTTCACCATGAAGCTTACTGTCAAACAGATGCACGGTTTGTTGAAGCATCCTGACTCCCCATACATTAGAGCTGTAAGTTTCTGTGCCCTGAGTATTCTTTTTTGTGAATGTCTTACTTCATGGTGCCATTTCTATTATTAGGCATGAGGTTAGTGCATGAATCGAGCTGTTTACTGGGATATTTTAGAACTCAACTAAACAGTGTTTTTGCAGTTGAAAAGTAACTTTATATGATCTGAAGCAATAATTCTTGCTTTCTTTGCAATTTACTGTATACATAATTCTGTGCTTATATTTTGGTTATAGACACTAACAGTCCCACGACTTATTTCTTTGGATGGACTTGTGCCTGAACTTTTTGGTCCTAGGACACGGGGATGACAAAGTTTGCAAGCGGGTTCATAGTGTACCAGTCTGTGCTTTGGAGTTGTGAgcattttgttttttgtttgtctTCACTTTGCCTGTTAAATAACCAGACGATTTTGTAGTGAATGACCATGTGCTGTTGGATTTTGCAGATTGGTTTCTTGTATCTTCGTTATGTTGCAGATCCAAAGACTCTGTGGACATGGTATGAGCCCTATTTGAGGGATGATGAGGTACACAGCTCTTTTTGCTTCCTTTTCAATTGCTTGTTTATTTATTTGTACCCCCAAACTTTTAGGTAAACAACACCTCCTTTCGCTATTATAGTACACTTATGGAACTTTCACTTGATACCCAAGAATGATGATTTGTCAATATGATATAAGAAAGGAACCACTATGGTTTCCGTGTGACTTGTATTGATAATAGCTTGATCAAGAGTGGGATACTATAAATGGCAGATGGAAACAAATCATGTAAAAGATCAAAGGAACACTTATAACTAGCACTATATGTCTGTATTTGATAGTTCTTTATGCCAGTAGCCTAATACAACATTGCTATATTTCGTTACTTGTTACTTCCTCATTTGGTTTGTGTGGTGGTTGTTCCATTTCATCTCTAGCCCTAcactgtctttgcttgggactAATGGCGTTGTCCTTTGTTGAATACTTGTCTTGACACTTATGCTATGTGGAGTTGTGGAGTCTCCATATGTTTTCATGTGCTACATGAGCTGTTGAGCATTAATAAGGGCTGAATAAGCTTTATATGTTTTCGTGGTGCAGGAATTCTCCCCTGGATCTAATGGCCGCATGACAACCATGGGTGTTTATGTGCGTGATCTTATACTTGGACAGGTCTCTTTCTCGACTCCCTTATGGTTTCAGAATGGAATAAACATATTGCTCTTTTGATCAGTTGTTGTGTAGTGTGTACATTTTTTCACGCCTATCTTGAGATTCTTGCTCTGAAGCTAGCATTGGTTGTCATATGATAATGGAGTCTAACAATACTCTTGCTGGAAAAGAAGCTAGGAAGAACTTCTCACTTGGTACAAGTTATGTGTATGATTCCTTGTCCATGTCAATGTTTGTgaacattctttttttttaattcctacATTTGTTTTGTGTATCCAGAAACTATACCAATTAGTGGGACCACTTTTTTAGTCAGTCAAGTTAGGGCCCATAACATATTTAGATTTCATGTTCGTTTTCAATTTGGTCTGGTAAAtccatttttattctttttactGATTTTCAGTTATGTGGAATTATTTCATATATGTCATTTAAGTTGACAAATGATTTCGATTTTGAGCCTCTCCAACTTATACTGTAAACTTATACTGATTTGCATGTTGCGTTGTTTTCCTTTCATGGTGCAGTACTACTTTGATAGTCTCCTCCCAAGAATTCCTCTTCCAGTAACTCGTCAGGTAACAGCCAATCTTGAGAAGATGAAATTGCCCACTAAGCTTTCTGGTGCGACTGGAGACTCCAGTCGTCAGGGATCAGAAGATACTGCACGTCGCCCTCCTTCTGTGAAAGCCTCTCTGTCAGTTTCCTTTGGACAGCGTGCTCCACATCGGGCTTCCACCAGAGATTCATCCCCTGTTCGACGAACCATCACCCATGatgatcctcgaagattgtacTCACCATCTCGTCGCAGTGGCAGCCGTGAGGGTCCTGACCGAGAACTTGACCGTTCTAGCCGCGACCGTGACCATTCGAGCAGGGATCGTGATCGCTCAAGCCGGGACCAGGACCGTGACAGGGATATCAGAGATTATCATCGCCGTGAGCGTGATAGCAGGGATCGAGACTACTACAGGTCCAGGCATTCAGAAGAACGACGTGACGACAGAAGGGATCGTGAAAGTAGCAGGCACAGGCGCTCTAGCTCTCGTCATAGGAGCAGAAGCCGGAGTAGAAGCAGGGACAGGAGGAGTcgaagcaggagcaggagccgaAGTTGGAGCCGGAACGAGCAGCGATCCAGTCCATTCGGGAACGGAAATAAGGAGAAGGCTGCAGTCTCAAGCAACCTAGCAAAGCTGAAGGACTTGTACGGTGACATTACTgagaagaaggaagatggcGATGCTGAAAAGCTTCGCCGTGATTCATGCGCTGAGGAGGTCATTAGGTTGGGAGGCCCTAGGTGGAGGTAAATTCAGACCCGTCACCTGTAATATTGTGGTCTCTATCTGTCATTGTGCTGCGTTGATCTCTTGGAAAGCCACTTTTTCCCCAACTTGTTATCACATAGTGTTTACTTGGTATCTCAGACTTGTTATTACTGAGACTAGTGACTACCGGATATTTCCTACTGCTCCCGTGCATTTGGAGATACTGGAATTGGAAACACACTACTGTATAAACGCATGGTATCCAGTGCTTCGTTCTTGCCTGATGCTAATGCTAAATGAAGGTGAAATGTTGCAGTTTCAAGTTTGAAACACTGTAAGCCTCGCTCCTTCGTTTGGCTGAATATAAGCTATACTTGTTCAGACTATATTTCTCCCGCACATGCCTAACCACGAAATGGCCTCACATTTTCCTTTTTACGATCTTATAAACCCAGTTATTTTTTCCTGTCTACATCAAAGTTTTGTTTCAAGAATATACAGTGTATTCGGGGCCCGCTCAAGTAGTCGCCCTCGCAAGTGATCAGCAGTTCAACAACCGTCATTGCAAGTAGGCATTAAAGCATCCATTCCAATTTCCAAACGCGAAAGAACAATATCTTGGTGCATCATCTGAAAGCAACGTGTGACTGAGCAAGTACCCCGAACTTAGGGGCAGCATGATGAAAACGAACAGACGCATGGGACCAGATACTAAGAAGGCGGTAGAGAGAACAAATCACGTCTCCGCGACTCGGCCTACGGCAAGACCACAAGTCATCTCCTGCCAAAGTGTTTGACGGTCAGTCAGTCTCGCTTCACTTTTAGTAAGGTATAAGTTGATAAGAAGGTGAGCCACTGATGTAGTGGAGCCGTGAAAGTAGATATCAACAACACGATCGCAtcagtctgaaactctgaatgagttgtggtattttttttccttgctgtATTGTAT
This sequence is a window from Setaria italica strain Yugu1 chromosome III, Setaria_italica_v2.0, whole genome shotgun sequence. Protein-coding genes within it:
- the LOC101763617 gene encoding pre-mRNA splicing factor SR-like 1 isoform X2; its protein translation is MKLTVKQMHGLLKHPDSPYIRAIGFLYLRYVADPKTLWTWYEPYLRDDEEFSPGSNGRMTTMGVYVRDLILGQYYFDSLLPRIPLPVTRQVTANLEKMKLPTKLSGATGDSSRQGSEDTARRPPSVKASLSVSFGQRAPHRASTRDSSPVRRTITHDDPRRLYSPSRRSGSREGPDRELDRSSRDRDHSSRDRDRSSRDQDRDRDIRDYHRRERDSRDRDYYRSRHSEERRDDRRDRESSRHRRSSSRHRSRSRSRSRDRRSRSRSRSRSWSRNEQRSSPFGNGNKEKAAVSSNLAKLKDLYGDITEKKEDGDAEKLRRDSCAEEVIRLGGPRWR
- the LOC101763617 gene encoding pre-mRNA splicing factor SR-like 1 isoform X1, whose protein sequence is MEIQTSGKPIDLLMEKVLCMNILSSEYFKELYRLKTYHEVIDEIYTCVEHVEPWMTGNCRGPSTAFCLLYKFFTMKLTVKQMHGLLKHPDSPYIRAIGFLYLRYVADPKTLWTWYEPYLRDDEEFSPGSNGRMTTMGVYVRDLILGQYYFDSLLPRIPLPVTRQVTANLEKMKLPTKLSGATGDSSRQGSEDTARRPPSVKASLSVSFGQRAPHRASTRDSSPVRRTITHDDPRRLYSPSRRSGSREGPDRELDRSSRDRDHSSRDRDRSSRDQDRDRDIRDYHRRERDSRDRDYYRSRHSEERRDDRRDRESSRHRRSSSRHRSRSRSRSRDRRSRSRSRSRSWSRNEQRSSPFGNGNKEKAAVSSNLAKLKDLYGDITEKKEDGDAEKLRRDSCAEEVIRLGGPRWR